The Eleginops maclovinus isolate JMC-PN-2008 ecotype Puerto Natales chromosome 3, JC_Emac_rtc_rv5, whole genome shotgun sequence genome includes a region encoding these proteins:
- the LOC134861488 gene encoding E3 ubiquitin-protein ligase rnf146-like yields the protein MASCGEVDHSVSSLPSSKKGSNSGGGSGNSAESSCAGSSNSSPALPVPECAICLQSCVHPVQLPCHHVFCFLCVKGASWQSKRCALCRQEVPDDFLERPTLLSPEELKASAGGRAGAASDHAWYYEGRNGWWQYDERTSRELEDAFSKGKKTAEMLIAGFLYVADLENMVQYRRNEHGRRRKIKRDVLDIPKKGVAGLRLDTEAVSGAIGAAGRENSADGADTTLAGAQQQVTGIPSTVTARPPVSLGGQPSSSSSPTLEDALSQLQVSPRPTRSHERSEAGEGEEEDEEEEASPSRSSDPLTSVDESGSGDWSDDEDEEEDEEEDGGDGERVEPWEDRPRRQRLNPANRAPPGAESASPPSSSSSSGRSRMPDGQCTVTEV from the coding sequence ATGGCTAGTTGTGGGGAAGTAGACCACTCTGTTAGCTCGCTTCCATCCAGTAAGAAAGGCAGCaacagtggtggaggaagtggGAACAGTGCTGAATCGTCATGCGCTGGCTCCAGCAACTCATCTCCTGCACTTCCGGTACCAGAGTGTGCCATCTGTCTACAAAGCTGCGTCCACCCTGTCCAGCTACCATGCCATCACGtcttctgtttcctgtgtgtgaaGGGAGCATCCTGGCAGAGCAAACGCTGTGCCCTCTGCAGACAGGAGGTACCCGATGACTTCCTGGAAAGGCCTACACTTCTCTCTCCGGAGGAGCTGAAAGCATCAGCGGGAGGCCGGGCTGGGGCGGCAAGTGATCACGCCTGGTATTATGAAGGCCGTAATGGTTGGTGGCAGTATGACGAGCGAACCAGCCGCGAGCTGGAGGACGCTTTCTCTAAGGGCAAGAAAACAGCTGAAATGCTGATTGCTGGTTTTTTGTATGTAGCTGATTTGGAGAACATGGTGCAGTACAGACGCAATGAGCATGGCCGTAGACGCAAGATTAAGAGGGACGTTTTGGATATCCCCAAGAAGGGAGTGGCGGGACTGCGTTTGGACACTGAGGCTGTCTCTGGGGCTATAGGGGCAGCTGGTCGAGAAAACTCTGCTGATGGGGCTGATACCACATTGGCTGGTGCACAGCAGCAGGTCACAGGTATCCCCTCCACCGTTACAGCCAGACCCCCTGTCTCCCTTGGTGGTCAgccaagcagcagcagcagccccactcTGGAGGATGCTCTCTCCCAGCTGCAAGTCAGCCCCAGGCCCACACGCTCCCATGAGCGGTCTGAGGcaggggaaggagaggaagaagacgaggaagaggaggcctCACCCTCAAGGTCCTCTGACCCTCTCACGTCTGTGGACGAGTCTGGCTCTGGAGACTGGAGCGacgatgaggatgaagaggaggatgaggaagaggatgggGGAGATGGAGAGCGAGTGGAGCCCTGGGAGGATCGGCCACGGAGGCAAAGACTGAATCCAGCGAACAGAGCCCCTCCAGGTGCTGAGTCCGCCTCTCCCCCTTCTTCATCCAGTA